Within Sporanaerobacter acetigenes DSM 13106, the genomic segment CTATAATTTAATGCAAGAATAGTTTTTTTAGGAAGATTGGTTTTTTCAGCATATTCAAAAATAAAATTATCAGGTATCCACAGAGGAATTTTAGGTTCAGGAACAATGTCTTTTAAAGCTTCATCTATACTATCATAAATATTACTTTCAGCAAGCCCATTTACATTTGTTTTGTTTTTTTCTTCACTCTTCTCTTCTCCTTCTATAGTTAAATAAAAAGCTTCACTACTCCATTCCGATATTATTTTAAAGATATTGTATCCATTTGCATTTGCAATAAAACCTGTTATTGTAAATATGAAAAACATACATGCTGCAATTTGACTAAAGGTTTTACCGGAAAATCTTGACTTCTTCTTTGATTTTTCCCACTGTTTGTATCTTTGATCGACATTCTTTCGCATTTCTAGTATTTTTTTATCCGAAACAGTTTCTATATCATCAATCATTGCTACAGTTTTTATACATTCATCAATTAAATCCGTATCTACATTTATAGCATCAATTTCAAGTGCTTTATAAGTAATACAATACATTCTATTTTTAATATTATCATCACTTTCTTCTGATGAAATAATTTTCAAAAATTCATCGTTTCCCATAAATAATCCCTCCATGTATACTAATATCTCTAAATATAAAATCTTACATATTTTTTCCTATATATTGATTAATTTCTTTTACTGCTATTTTCTTAATTTTCAATTTTAATCTATAAATTCTTGTATATATAGCAGAAACAGAAATATTATGTTTTTCAGCCATTTCTTTAACAGGCTTTTTT encodes:
- a CDS encoding DUF4367 domain-containing protein, which codes for MGNDEFLKIISSEESDDNIKNRMYCITYKALEIDAINVDTDLIDECIKTVAMIDDIETVSDKKILEMRKNVDQRYKQWEKSKKKSRFSGKTFSQIAACMFFIFTITGFIANANGYNIFKIISEWSSEAFYLTIEGEEKSEEKNKTNVNGLAESNIYDSIDEALKDIVPEPKIPLWIPDNFIFEYAEKTNLPKKTILALNYSCDDKELLIYMNIYKENNGDINDSALIEKDNTKVVVYTKNNINHYIMKNNLKTQGVWAYKNAIYTTCGDISIEETKKIIDSMYNN